ACCAACGTTAATTAAGAAACGGCAGGGGAGTCATGATCTCTGCCAGGTCTGTTTCGCTCCTAAGATGAGAAATGTAGAAAGGTATTGTACGTGACATATACTGCTTGTCTACTAGTGGGCAAAGTGTGACCCCAGGCCCACGTGTGGCTTCCAAAGCTGTTTTTTGTGAACTCTACTTTTTGTAGCAAAAGATAAAGATGAATTATAGGTCCTAAAAACCTCCGTAAGTGACAATGTACCTTTTAAATAACTGGCAGGCCCTCCCTGCACTGTTTAACACCCCCAAATACCCATTTTTAAAACCTTCTAGCTGCTTCTGGTTCTATTTTCTGTCTTGGGGGTCTTTTTCATCCTACGAGTGGCCCCTGGACAACGGGTAGCATGGAAACCTGGCCCACAGAGGAGCGGAACCTGTCCATCCTAGTACTGTAGTACCATACCTTGCTCTAACAAAAGAAGCACATGCGTATATCCAAATGTCTTGCGGCTGTTCCATGGAATCACAGTCAGCAGTCTTCATTTTGTGGTTTGCTTCTGATTTCCCCAAGGCACTGGGGAGTCCCACTCTTCTTTGGCCTTCCTCGCAAGACCCAAAGCTGCCATTTGTTTTGGGAGAAAACCACGAAGATGCATCATTCCCCAAACTGTGCTTCTTGCGACATTGGAAGTTGGCTGCAGCTGATGAAACGGGGAGAGAGTCCCCTGTAGCTGAGACACCACACTGATGGGGATCAGTTTCTGACCCTGGAAACAGGGCCGGGGGCTTCAAAAGTCTTCTATAAGCCTCAGCAAGCAGCTTCCAGTTCCCTGGGTGGAAAGGGTGTAATGCAATGAGTTGCTGCAGGCCCTCTATGATTTTCCCACTATGTTCCAGAGTGCGGAAAATAACAAGCTGCAAGTCTAGCACAGTGGTCATGTGGTCAGTATTGGTTGCCCCATTTTtctagaaataaagaaaaaaatcaaaatataagaaaaataaatcaataatatatAAAAGAATCTGCTGAAAAACAACAAAGTCTCCTCACAACAATAGTTACTATGGCATGAAACCGTGCAATGAAATGAACTGTGTCCATGAAAACTGATGCTGTGGCAACTCTGTTGGAACATAACATGCCACAAGAGACTgcgttgtttttgctgcaacagatttacAGAGACAGATATTTAGAAAATGGGCTGGTGGAATATCTTCCTAAACATGAAAAAAACACTCAACCacctaaaaagaaaataaagaacattcATTAGGTGAAGCCAAACTATAAAACTAAAAAATACTGAGGTCAATTTAAATTGCACCCAACGACAGATCCTACCATAAGGTAAACGATATGATTTTATCCACATCTCTGCCCATGGCTATGTATTAGAGTTCCCAAGGTATCCCTAGatacctctcccccccacctcaatTTCCTCAATAATCAAGCACACCCAAGAAGTCTCCTGGAGGtacagttgttgttttaaaggctATCTTCCACCCTCACCCCTGTTTTACACTCCAACAATGTTTAATCACTTCCAGTTTTAAAACAAGGGCCAAATGCAGTCTGCTGCAGTCCCAGGACGAAAAATAAGGCAGAGTCACCCCTGTAAATCCTCATCCTGCCAATACAGTGGATATAGCAGAAATGGGAGGATATTTTCTTGGAACAGATTAGAGATAAGCATGAACCACAGTCTGGCCCAGTTCAGCACACTTTTTCTGCAAGTGCcatgtgcttccctccctgcctacTCTGCACGATCGCCCATTCACCAGCAGCAATGCAcacttccctgctctgcctcctctagcagccgcccactcagatgaggaggcagggcagggaagctcaCAGCACTGCCAGTGAGTGGATGATCACACAGAGGAGACAGAGGAAGAAAGTGTGCTGCTGCCAGTGAATGGGCAATCGCGCAGGGGAGGGAAGCACGTGGCCCCCACAAACACCTGTGCAGGTGTGGCGCCAAACCGCAGTTCATGCTCATCCCTAGAAGTGATCATAAGAAATGTGGTTGGTAACCACATCcttcagaaaatgatttttttctgcattgACAGTCCTGAAGAATTCTGATCAAGATAGCCTTTCaagagaaggaaatgggaaaactACCAACCAGCTTTTCTGCAATCTCCAAAGCTTCCTTAGGCCTCCTCAGCTGAGCTAAGCAGCGAGCCTGGCTCTCCAGCACGTCTCTTCTCATGGCAAGATTGCTAGGAGGCAAGAGGGCAAGGCAGTCCGAATACTCGGCCAGGGCCTTctgaaaggagagatgaaaacaCTAAGCTGAAATGTTGTATAGTTCTAGAAGACTAAGTCAACTACGGTCTGGTAATGTCTTCAAACGTAAAGCAAGATCAAGCTCCAAAATGGGTAACGATATGATTGCTTAAAAAACATGAGCAAGTTTAAGATTTCAGTCCTGTGCACCAGAGGTGGAGACCATTTGGGCATGGGAGGGATTTGATTTGGATCAGATATGATAACCTGCATGAAACCAAACCCCAAATGAAATCcatatttgttgttcttgtttagtcattaagtcgtgtccaacttttcgtgaccccatggaccagaacacgccaggccctcctgtcttccactgcctcacggagctGGGTAAAATTAATTccagtagcttcgatgacactgtccaaccatcttgtcctctgtcgtccccttctcctcttgccctcacactttcccaacatcagggtcttttccagggagtcttctcttctcatgagatggccaaagtattggagcctcagcttcaggatctgtccttccagtgagcactcggggttgatttcctttagagttgataggtttgttctccttgcggtccaggggactctcaagagtctcctccagcaccacaattcaaaagcatccatatACAGGCTACCATTCTTGTCCAGACATTATGCTTGGCAGAAAGTAGAAACATacaagggtgggggagagaaaatacCTTAAATTCTTGGCGTTTATATGCCAGATCTCCTCTGAATTTTTTTAGGTTGACAGCTTCAGCATCATCCTCACACTCTGTTTCCTCGCAAAACCactggaagggaaaagaaaggcaaAGGAACAGTATCACAATTTTATTTATAAAGCAGTTGCAAGACCCAGAAGGTGTTAACATAAATCTGGGATAGATCAGCCTACTGATCTAATACCCTGAGGAGATTCTGCATCCTGCCCACAAAGATTCTCACTCCAGGTGCCATGAAAAAGCTTTAGTCCTGAAGCACCTTTTGCCAAAAGGTTGGAGAAAGAATGAGATGTGCAAAAGGATGGCAATTAATCTGGACTGCTTCCCCAAACCCCACAATGAAGCAGGGAAACTGCAGAGttaaaagcctcatctggaaaTATTGAGAAAATCCaacaaagaggaaaaatgaaaTCGGCGAACTATTATTACTCAAAAATACcaaacacagtcaatcaaaattatttaaatgttgactggtattatataagagaTAATTTTAACCTAAAACCGAAatactgtatctgttaaatattgacgctgtatgcatatatgtatgtacacgttattattattattattattattattattattattattattattattattattattattattattattattattattattattattatagcatcAGGAGCTGTCTGTCTCCAGGCGACCTAACCTCTGAACATGTCAGGACAGGGTTAAAATCTTTTTCTATAAAGTAGACTATAAAGTCACCCATATGGTGCCAAAGTCAATGCATGGAGCTGGGACTCAGGAGAagtgggttcaaatcctccctcCATCACGAACCTCAAGAGTGTGAGAAGTGGAGAAAAGGCCAAGAACCCCGTGTGCTGACTTGAACTCGCTACTTAGAGGAAAAACAGGTTATAACGATCACAGATAATAAGGAGTGCCATACCACCCAAAGAATGCATGCAATTTGCCCTATTTGCGAAGTCttcccttgcctcccccccccgctccaaaAGGCTACCAAATAAGAgcttgcctctgagcatgtgcagagtttaTTACCCTTTTCTCTAAACCAAACGATGACACTAGAGTTTAAGGGACTGCAGCTCTCGGGACCCCGTTACTCAATTAAATATAAAGGGGGCAGAAGGCGTATCCTTCCACTCACCTCCGGCTCACAGCACCGGGCTCTGTATTCAAGGGAAGAGCGCCCTTCCCGCTGCCGGCCGCCTCCCTCGAAGACGGACTCCTCGAACTCGGAGCCCAGCGGCAGCTCCATCCCGGCAGCGAAGGCAGGGGAGAACGACTGCGCCGGAGGCTCGCTTGCTAGAGCGGCCCCCCTTCATGGGTCATTGAAGACAGCACCGTCTCCTGCCTAGAGCGGCTCTCGAGTACAAGCGTACTCTCATAGAGGTATGCACCCTACTTCCAAGGGTAGACTCACACGTTGCTTCGCACTTCCGGGTTGACTGTGGAAGAGGCTCTGTTGTCTTCCTCGAGGCGCGCCAGAAGTGGCAGAGAAAACGGCTTGGCATCCAGGATTGTAGGGTATCTCTCGTTGGGCAGCAGCCCTCCATGGCCAGTGGTGCCTGTTCTCACCCAGGCCTGATTTTGCACAAATATGtacatttcccccctcctgtctGAGTCagtggacttgatccacgaaagctcatattaacATATAATGGCAGCCCAATAAATGGGATGAGCCACTGGTGCATTTGTAAAATATAGCTGTTACTTTTTAAGGTATCAATTCGtccttctgtctttcttaatCCTTGCACACACTTAACAGTATCTTGACTTTTCAGCAGGCAATATGCACATCTTCAACTCTCATTTTTAAATTCCTCtcctaaggactagaaacttgggtACTGGTAACAAAATCCAACCCAACTCATTGTTGCACAGCCACAGGGCAGTCTCTGCCTAAAGGTGTTGGTAGTGTGTGTGATTCTTTTTTCACATGTACAGCTTGTCTGATCCAAGCAAAGGTAGCGCATTCTTTGGCCTTTTAAAAGCAGGCACAGCTACATCTGAACATACTTACAAAGTTACTTGGGGGGGTGCCACAAGCAACATATTTTGATAACCGTTTTGTATTTTCAAGGGAATTAGAAAAGGCCAGGAGAGGAAACGAGTATGTTTCCCTGTATTTCTCTGGCTTGCAGAACACACTGATTATGCAAGTCACAAAATCTCTTTAGTGAATAGagcaattataataataataatcgctGTTGCAATAAATAACTTGCCCCAGGTTCTGCCTGGGATTGGCTTCTTATGCATGTCCGTGGCTCCCTGCCCATCTAAGCCACAGGCAACTATGATCATGTGCCTCAAAGACCTGTAGAAGGAAAACTGGAGGAGGCTTGACTGGCAATGAAGCGAGCACTTTGGATATTTGCTCCAATAAAAATGCCTCCACTCTTAAAAATCAGTTGGCTTCCCGACTTTATACGCTTTGTGTATCTTAAAAGGATACGGAGGAAAAGCAGGGGTTTCTATtcaaataaacatgttttatgACTCCTGCTTTCACAGAGTGGGGGAGAGCAGGACGAAACATGCAGCAAAAGGGCAAACAATGTTATTTCtactcattacagtggtgcctcaatagacgatgataatccgttctgctgaaatcgctgtttagcgaaatcattgtctagcaaaaagcatttcaccattggaatgcattgaaacctgtttaatgcgttccaatggggaagaatcgtcgttgtctagcgaatcggccataggaaagccgctttgcgaaccgccgatcagctgtttaaatcgctgtcttgcgaagcttaggtcccgaaaacacctgtttgtgagtgcggagggagctgtcaaaatctttgtctaacgaaaatcggttccccataggaatcactgttttgcaaatcgctataacgatcgcaaaaagtcaatgtctagcgaaaaaactgtcatgtggggtaactgtctagcgaggcaccactgtatatttttggtATCTGCAGGCTACTTTTACCACTTCTTCCATTTTTGGTATCTGCAGGCTACCTTTAGCAACCTCTTCCCTACcacatttcttctttcttaaaaaaaatctgaaatattaCAAAGCTTTCAATACAATAGTACAGTATCTGCTCTGAAAATCATCCACACCTACAGAATCCATAGAGCCATTCTATTCAGGAAGAACACTACACGTATGCATGCTATTCAGGAAGAATACATTTCCCGTGTGTGTTATGAGCAGCTGCAGAAATACGTGTGCAACATCCAATATTTGTACATATCCGGATAAATAAGACTCAGGCATACTGATTATTTTTCCTTGTTTCTAGGATCTTTTACTCTATAAAAGGTTTGGGTGCTCAAAGCTATACATTTAAATTGCATATTAAAGGACACAGGCAGTTAAGCCCATCTTCATACTAAGAACATACAGGACTGATGTAAACCAGACAAAAATCTAGTAGTTCCCATTTTAGATAAAGTTCTGGATACAAATCTGGAAGTCTCCTTTGTGTAACAGAAgcattccatttaaaaatctgaCACACACATTCTGCTTCTTAAGAAACGGTCATTTAACCAGTCTTGTTTACTGTGTAATTCTGCCAATTTGAAGCcgtttaaaaaaggggggggggactttggcACAATATAGACAGCCCAATCCTTGTGGTGCAGTACAATCCCAGGGGTCTGATTTATTTCTTGGTTCCACCAAAAGATCAggaattcccccaccccacctgttCCCAGTTCACTAAAGCTCTTGAACTCGTATTCTCTCTCCCACTCCATGTTTTCCTTTAAACTGGCTTCTCCTTCAACACTTTTAAGCAGCTAGAGAAGAAGTAAACACTAAGTTGCTAAGTAATCAAAGGGGGAAAATGCTCACTGCCATGGCATCTAATAGCACTTGGCAGCTGAAATTATAATACACTAGGAAAACAGATTTAGTAGCATGCTACATGCTGATCTCAGATCTTGACTTGCACTTATAGCATCACCGTGCTCACGATCCAAAAACATCGCAGTTTTGTTATTGCAACTGCAAACTTGGACAAATAAGGTATTCATACATTAACTGAAAACCCTGTAGGAGCTTAACCAAAGTAAATTTTATTTGTTCTGTTCCTTTGTGGTATACTAATTCTTTTACTCTGCATTACACCTGCATTTTTCATCTCCAGAGCTAGCAATTAGGGCACTGTATTTTCCAGAATTTGAGAAGATAGCCGTGTTGGAAAACAGGCTCTGACAGGACGTCCTGGGGTTCAGCAGAGAATAATGCTAGTCATGGCTTCTCCGTGTTGTGCTTGTAACATTATCTCTTTTTCTACTGTTAGAAAATACGGTATGCAAACAAATACAGGTCAGAACAATATTCCACAGTGTACTGTCAAGCCAACAAAGCTttgcaaaaactttaaaaaccGAAATACCAAATAGAAAGAACATTACTATAATGCAGAGCTAAAATGCTTTCCACTGCCAGAAAGCAAAATAATGTGCATCCTGAAAAGCATCATCTGAAGAAGACACAATGAGATCTCCAATTCAGCCACAGGCTGTGGACCATGAAATGCGGGAAGTCTTCCTAAATAAACCAAATTGATATCCGTGTGAGAAGTCCTCAGTGGCCTGTAAAGCTTCCTCAGGTCTTAACTGGTCTGCATGAACATAGCATGAACCACGCACTATACTTTGCATGTGGCAAGCCATTCAGCTGGTTAAGGGATTTGAATCAATCACTGGCTCCTTAGCTTAATCACAATTAAGATACAATCATCATATTTGCATACTGCTGATCTCTTTTATAAAAATATCTTTATGGAAAATATAATCAAGTGTTGTGGCAAGttaaaatccaataaaaatatGCCATGAGATTTTATGAATTACAGACTATTAAGGCCTTAGAGACTGTATTTATTATAGGCGATACCATAATAAATGTGTTTGCCTTCAAGGTGTCATAGGACTCTTTGGTTAATATCCAGTGTTGGACTACTGCTGGCACTTTCCCGCACCAACGACATCCTCCATATCACCCTGATAACTTATTCTGGAGGGCCAGGAAACCCTCTGGAGTTGGTTTTGAGGCATCTTCAAGGtctgaagagaaggggaaaaggaggTTCTCTCATACCATGTGGCAGCATCAGTGTAACACAGGATTATGATCTTTGTTGCTTCTGTTAACAAGAGATGAACAAGAGTTCCCTCTTGGGAAATGGTAATCTTTCCAGAAATATTACACGTGGAAAAACATACAATTTAACAAAAAccaaacttttaaaagcaaacctCATTCTTAAAAGAGAATACAGTATTAATCCCCAGAGCACATTAGAATCAAAACAGCCTCCAGATTAAACACATCTATTTCCAAACTCGGATGCAATTATCAAAACTGGCCACAATCAATGAAAGTATTAATAGGTTGATCAGATATTTAGACTTGTGGTTTCACTTTATTAAAATCCATGATGGGGGAGGGGGACTCTTTTTCACTCAAGTAAATTTTAGACTTCTTTAAAAGAATCTTTTGTACAAGTCATACCTCTGACAAAGAACAATCTTAAATGTGTTtgggctttggttttttttttttttttggcactacCTACCATACAtattggggacgtggtggcgctgaaggttaaaccgcagaagcgtctgtgctccaaggtcagaagaccagccattgtaagatcgaatccacac
This sequence is a window from Pogona vitticeps strain Pit_001003342236 chromosome 4, PviZW2.1, whole genome shotgun sequence. Protein-coding genes within it:
- the C4H8orf76 gene encoding uncharacterized protein C8orf76 homolog translates to MELPLGSEFEESVFEGGGRQREGRSSLEYRARCCEPEWFCEETECEDDAEAVNLKKFRGDLAYKRQEFKKALAEYSDCLALLPPSNLAMRRDVLESQARCLAQLRRPKEALEIAEKLKNGATNTDHMTTVLDLQLVIFRTLEHSGKIIEGLQQLIALHPFHPGNWKLLAEAYRRLLKPPALFPGSETDPHQCGVSATGDSLPVSSAAANFQCRKKHSLGNDASSWFSPKTNGSFGSCEEGQRRVGLPSALGKSEANHKMKTADCDSMEQPQDIWIYACASFVRARLLFQLTESNQSSFALERNLQAQREIEDRLASMELKEQALSVVTEMMGEDLVPEKLKEDAQGEVKCIGASALTSLLSAATEEFERKWFHKLKENFSHLDCWT